One Ethanoligenens harbinense YUAN-3 genomic window carries:
- a CDS encoding cupin domain-containing protein, with translation MIEKEYKLSRTNEKAIEKIIFDENLHYLHMVFNKNEGLPEHFSNSNVYMTVIRGRLSIGLDDQEIHEYEAGTLVKIPFQTKMNVRNVHDETMELIVVKAPAPKS, from the coding sequence ATGATAGAAAAAGAATATAAGCTGTCCAGAACCAATGAAAAAGCGATAGAAAAGATCATATTTGACGAAAACCTTCATTACCTCCACATGGTGTTCAACAAGAATGAGGGTTTGCCGGAGCACTTTTCCAATTCAAACGTGTATATGACCGTCATTCGCGGAAGACTCTCCATCGGCCTTGATGATCAGGAAATCCATGAGTACGAGGCCGGAACTCTGGTGAAAATCCCGTTTCAAACTAAAATGAATGTCAGAAATGTTCATGACGAAACGATGGAGTTAATTGTCGTAAAAGCGCCCGCCCCAAAAAGCTGA
- a CDS encoding 4Fe-4S binding protein yields MIRKIIRIDEEKCNGCGLCAKACHEGAIGMINGKAKLLRDDYCDGLGDCLPACPTGAISFEERDAKEYDEAAVKKNKLSKQGETLACGCPGTQSKTIHRENKCEAVHPNISENKSQLSQWPVQIKLAPVNAPYFADANLLIAADCTAYAYGDFHNRFIRNKVTLIGCPKLDEGDYSDKLTEIIRNNNIKSVTVVRMEVPCCGGIENAVKRALQNSGKMIPWQVVTISTDGRILD; encoded by the coding sequence ATGATTCGAAAAATTATCAGAATTGATGAAGAGAAATGCAACGGCTGCGGACTGTGCGCAAAAGCCTGTCACGAAGGGGCAATCGGAATGATAAACGGAAAGGCCAAGCTTCTCCGCGACGATTACTGCGACGGCCTCGGCGACTGTTTGCCGGCCTGCCCGACAGGGGCTATCAGTTTCGAGGAACGCGATGCAAAAGAATATGATGAAGCCGCCGTGAAGAAAAACAAGCTGAGCAAACAGGGAGAAACGCTGGCCTGCGGCTGCCCCGGTACGCAGTCTAAAACCATCCATCGGGAAAATAAGTGTGAGGCCGTCCATCCCAATATCAGCGAAAACAAAAGCCAGTTGTCACAGTGGCCCGTCCAAATCAAACTTGCGCCGGTCAACGCTCCTTATTTCGCGGACGCCAACCTCCTGATCGCCGCCGACTGTACGGCCTATGCTTACGGAGATTTTCACAACAGGTTTATCCGAAACAAAGTGACCCTGATCGGCTGCCCCAAGCTGGACGAAGGAGATTACAGCGACAAACTCACAGAAATCATTCGGAACAACAATATAAAAAGCGTTACGGTCGTCAGAATGGAAGTTCCCTGCTGCGGCGGGATTGAAAACGCAGTAAAAAGAGCGCTTCAAAACAGCGGCAAAATGATTCCCTGGCAGGTTGTCACGATTTCGACCGATGGCAGAATACTTGATTGA
- a CDS encoding Crp/Fnr family transcriptional regulator → MKDYLDVLKTVRLFKGIEESDLLSLLSCLTAKSVHYEKGQTVFSSGESIEKFGIVLSGQVQVVQDDYYGNRSILGKIDIGNLFGESFACAEIKTLPVSVITTTESDLLFIDCHRLAVPCAKACGFHSRLIQNMLNIVSMKNILLTQKIEFTSKRTTREKLMAYLSVEAKKSGSSSFNIPFNRQELADYLSVERSAMSAELSKLRDDGVLSYHKNQFKLL, encoded by the coding sequence ATGAAAGATTATTTGGATGTGCTGAAGACAGTACGATTATTCAAAGGCATTGAAGAATCAGATTTACTGTCGCTTTTGTCTTGCCTTACCGCAAAATCGGTTCATTACGAAAAAGGGCAAACGGTATTTTCCAGCGGCGAAAGCATTGAAAAATTCGGCATCGTTTTATCGGGGCAGGTTCAGGTCGTGCAGGACGACTATTACGGGAACAGAAGCATTCTTGGAAAAATTGACATTGGAAATTTGTTTGGGGAATCCTTTGCCTGTGCGGAAATAAAAACGCTTCCGGTCAGTGTAATCACAACGACCGAAAGCGATCTTCTCTTTATCGACTGTCACAGACTTGCCGTTCCGTGCGCCAAGGCGTGCGGATTTCACAGCAGGCTAATTCAGAATATGTTGAATATCGTATCCATGAAAAATATATTGCTGACGCAGAAAATTGAATTCACCTCGAAACGCACCACCCGTGAAAAGCTTATGGCCTACCTTTCGGTTGAGGCCAAGAAATCGGGAAGCAGCAGCTTCAATATCCCATTCAATCGGCAGGAACTCGCGGATTACCTTTCCGTCGAACGCAGCGCCATGTCGGCTGAGCTTTCAAAGCTCAGGGACGATGGCGTTTTGAGCTACCACAAAAATCAATTCAAGCTGTTATAA
- a CDS encoding Crp/Fnr family transcriptional regulator, with translation MDNFISFLETVNLFKCFSNNELDKLFQNNLYRTSTYFKDSIVHLQNEKCESLDIILSGTVLVQKIDSDGDLLTICSFSAGEAMGENLLFSHRNFYPMTITAKCDTEILQIKKELIIKLCQENMKFLNGFLQSASDKTLILMGKIKTLALKTIRQCIIEFLLYEYRVQKSTTIKLDMTKKELAEKIGVQRPSLSRELNKMRKDGLIIYDSKQITITDVDLLNKLHIDS, from the coding sequence TTGGATAATTTTATTTCTTTTCTAGAAACGGTAAATCTGTTTAAGTGCTTCTCGAATAATGAACTGGATAAATTGTTTCAAAATAATCTTTACCGTACCAGCACTTACTTCAAAGATTCCATAGTACATCTTCAGAACGAAAAATGTGAAAGCCTTGACATCATTTTGAGCGGGACTGTCTTAGTACAAAAAATTGATTCGGATGGGGATCTGCTCACGATTTGCAGTTTTTCGGCTGGTGAGGCTATGGGAGAAAATCTTCTTTTTTCACATAGAAATTTTTATCCCATGACGATCACAGCAAAGTGTGATACGGAAATTCTCCAAATCAAGAAGGAATTAATTATAAAGCTGTGCCAGGAAAACATGAAGTTCTTAAATGGTTTTCTCCAGTCTGCATCAGACAAAACATTGATTTTAATGGGGAAAATCAAGACTTTGGCATTGAAAACTATCAGGCAGTGCATCATTGAGTTTTTACTTTACGAGTATCGCGTTCAAAAGTCTACAACCATTAAATTGGATATGACAAAAAAAGAGTTGGCTGAAAAAATAGGAGTTCAAAGGCCTTCCTTATCAAGAGAGCTAAATAAAATGAGAAAAGATGGTCTTATTATCTATGATTCAAAACAGATTACCATCACGGATGTTGATTTGCTGAACAAACTGCACATTGATTCCTAA